From a single Paenibacillus sp. FSL W8-0426 genomic region:
- a CDS encoding MerR family transcriptional regulator codes for MNGQTWLTVGQLSEQAGVSIRTLHYYEEQGLLSPDRQGTGEHRVYGLEQMERLQQITALKFLGFPLKQIRDILESDTAAEEWDGMLSQLEIGMRIKKEELERALAALARLRALSELNGHEQMSTLMAIIRGVQTEPEQREWLEQARGKQAAAAIFDHMGQVQQDMDRLYLEFVREVKQRSGGPVHTPEVQRLIEQYMEAQMTLVGEETIAMIGNPEEFDITGLEPLTVGGSPFTPEEEQWLNRAMEEAVRRRMTQAEKDY; via the coding sequence ATGAATGGACAGACGTGGCTGACGGTGGGACAGCTTTCGGAGCAGGCGGGTGTATCGATCCGGACGCTGCACTACTACGAGGAGCAGGGACTATTATCCCCTGATCGGCAGGGGACGGGCGAGCATCGGGTATACGGGCTGGAGCAGATGGAACGGCTGCAGCAAATCACGGCACTGAAATTTTTAGGTTTTCCCCTTAAGCAGATCCGGGACATTTTGGAATCGGATACGGCTGCGGAAGAATGGGATGGGATGCTGAGTCAGCTGGAGATCGGGATGCGGATAAAGAAAGAGGAGCTTGAACGCGCTCTAGCTGCACTTGCACGGCTTCGCGCTCTATCGGAACTGAACGGGCACGAGCAGATGAGCACGTTGATGGCAATCATCCGCGGGGTTCAGACCGAGCCGGAGCAGCGGGAATGGCTGGAACAGGCCAGGGGGAAACAGGCTGCTGCCGCCATTTTTGACCACATGGGGCAGGTGCAGCAGGACATGGACCGACTATATCTGGAATTTGTCCGGGAAGTGAAGCAAAGAAGCGGAGGCCCCGTGCACACACCGGAGGTTCAGCGCCTCATTGAGCAGTACATGGAGGCCCAGATGACGCTGGTCGGGGAAGAGACGATTGCCATGATCGGCAATCCGGAAGAGTTTGACATCACCGGACTTGAGCCTCTGACCGTCGGCGGCTCTCCGTTTACGCCCGAAGAAGAGCAGTGGCTGAATCGGGCGATGGAAGAAGCCGTGAGGCGTCGCATGACCCAGGCAGAAAAGGATTATTAA
- a CDS encoding cellulase family glycosylhydrolase — protein sequence MKKIGTCLLLVAMLVSGIGAAASANSLSSLGYYHTSGNRIVDAQGKPANFNGVNWFGFETDNFAPHGLWTRSMDSVLDQLAKEGYNLLRIPYTNEMLLPGKTPSGIDYAKNPDLKGLTPLQLLDKLVQKAGERGMKIILDRHRPTASGQTERWYTPSVPEKTWIKDWKMLAKRYLGNDTVIGADLHNEPHGSVCWGCGDSATDWRLAAERAGNAILAVNPDWLIVVEGVDAKVKGQSGSYWWGGNLKGVRKYPVRLKVANRIVYSPHDYGPGVSSQPWFADRKFPANLSGVWDANWGYIHKEKIAPILLGEFGGRSVDTASKEGKWQNALVDYISRNDLYWTYWSLNPNSGDTGGLLLDDWQTWNKPKQKMLARIMKPVNGGKPAAPKQAADPAPSKKAAEATAPASGGTNAAEGLAVQYKTSNSSAAEDNMIHAAFNITNNGKTDIPLSEVKIRYYFTKDGSKELKFWCDWAQVGTNTVSGTFAPIEPARTGTDGYLEIRFAAMAGSIPAGGQSGDIQVRIAKSDWSDFNPSDDYSFDGTKTSFSDWNKVTLYRKGKLVWGIEP from the coding sequence ATGAAAAAAATAGGAACCTGTCTGCTGCTGGTGGCCATGCTCGTCTCGGGTATCGGGGCTGCAGCATCAGCCAATTCCTTGTCTTCTTTGGGCTACTACCACACGTCAGGCAACCGTATCGTCGATGCGCAGGGCAAACCGGCCAACTTCAACGGAGTGAACTGGTTTGGATTTGAAACGGACAACTTTGCTCCCCATGGCTTGTGGACACGGTCGATGGACAGCGTGCTGGACCAGCTTGCCAAGGAAGGTTACAACTTGCTGCGCATTCCATATACGAACGAAATGCTGTTGCCAGGCAAAACGCCAAGCGGAATCGACTATGCGAAAAATCCTGACCTGAAGGGGCTGACGCCGCTGCAACTGCTGGACAAGCTCGTGCAAAAAGCGGGAGAACGCGGGATGAAAATCATTCTTGACCGTCACCGTCCAACGGCCTCGGGGCAAACGGAGCGATGGTATACGCCATCGGTTCCGGAAAAGACATGGATCAAAGACTGGAAGATGCTTGCAAAGCGTTACCTGGGCAACGACACGGTGATCGGCGCCGATTTGCATAACGAGCCGCACGGTTCCGTTTGCTGGGGATGCGGCGATTCGGCCACCGACTGGCGGTTGGCTGCCGAACGGGCGGGCAATGCGATTCTCGCCGTTAACCCGGATTGGCTGATCGTTGTGGAAGGGGTGGACGCGAAAGTAAAGGGACAGAGCGGCTCCTATTGGTGGGGCGGCAATCTGAAAGGGGTCCGCAAATATCCGGTCCGGCTGAAGGTGGCAAACCGGATCGTTTATTCGCCGCACGATTACGGCCCGGGTGTTTCGTCGCAGCCGTGGTTTGCCGACAGGAAATTTCCCGCCAACCTGTCCGGTGTATGGGATGCGAACTGGGGTTACATCCATAAGGAAAAAATCGCGCCGATCCTGCTGGGGGAGTTCGGCGGACGCAGCGTCGATACGGCCTCGAAGGAAGGCAAGTGGCAAAATGCGCTTGTCGACTACATCAGCCGGAATGATCTGTATTGGACATATTGGAGCCTCAACCCGAACAGCGGAGATACCGGCGGGCTGCTGTTAGACGACTGGCAGACATGGAACAAGCCGAAGCAAAAGATGCTTGCCAGGATCATGAAGCCCGTGAACGGTGGCAAGCCAGCCGCTCCGAAACAGGCAGCAGATCCGGCGCCATCGAAAAAGGCAGCAGAAGCGACGGCGCCTGCGAGCGGCGGAACGAACGCTGCCGAGGGACTCGCCGTCCAGTACAAAACGAGCAACAGTAGCGCGGCAGAGGACAATATGATCCATGCTGCGTTTAACATCACCAATAACGGTAAGACAGACATCCCGCTGAGTGAAGTGAAGATTCGTTATTATTTCACGAAAGACGGCAGCAAAGAGCTCAAATTCTGGTGTGATTGGGCCCAGGTCGGGACAAACACCGTTAGCGGAACGTTTGCACCGATCGAACCGGCGCGAACAGGAACGGATGGGTATCTGGAAATCCGGTTCGCGGCGATGGCCGGTTCGATTCCGGCAGGCGGCCAATCCGGCGACATCCAGGTGCGTATCGCCAAGAGCGATTGGTCGGATTTCAACCCGTCGGACGACTACTCGTTCGACGGGACGAAGACGTCGTTCAGCGACTGGAACAAAGTTACGCTGTACCGGAAAGGAAAGCTCGTCTGGGGAATCGAGCCCTAG
- a CDS encoding DUF418 domain-containing protein, with translation MLNTEVIELSTYKKRVQLIDGLRGFSLVGIVLANMLIFQYGLFGESALHLFGIKGADMAFHSFLEVTVVGSFMPIFAFMFGFGMIKLSESLKTRELRPKCHLARRFLLLFIIGLLHSTFLWEGDILTFYGITGFLLLLFLNRKPKTLFIWATILLTGAGLLGLPASDPSDPLAAPSQEMINYIVQSQDVYGNGSYTEIKDFRNNADPFGEMDKNFILLALVLAPVITLPMFLLGMRSARIGTFDDPPAMRRTYSHRAAFLIPVGLLLKAYGVLAPQLGVESWPGTGIGTTLGGMLLALGYIYAFALLYTGSGRAALMARFEAVGRLSLTNYLMQSVICTTIFYGYGLGLFGRAGVFVGALIALAVYCIQLWLSPVYLKKFSSGPVEYVLRIWTYLSWRGQPRKKKRKQRTLLESEANSLEPDGAAANR, from the coding sequence ATGCTGAATACCGAGGTGATCGAATTGAGTACATATAAAAAGCGCGTTCAATTAATCGATGGGCTGCGCGGATTCAGCCTGGTGGGCATTGTGCTGGCCAATATGTTGATTTTCCAGTACGGCCTGTTCGGCGAAAGCGCACTGCATCTGTTTGGGATTAAGGGGGCGGACATGGCTTTTCATTCATTCCTGGAGGTTACGGTGGTGGGCAGCTTCATGCCAATCTTCGCATTTATGTTCGGGTTCGGAATGATCAAGCTATCGGAAAGCCTGAAAACACGGGAACTACGACCGAAGTGTCACCTGGCCCGCCGTTTTCTGCTTCTATTCATTATCGGGCTGCTGCACTCGACATTTCTGTGGGAAGGGGATATCTTGACGTTTTATGGCATCACCGGTTTCCTTCTGCTTCTGTTTCTGAACCGGAAACCAAAAACATTATTCATCTGGGCGACAATATTACTAACGGGTGCGGGTCTGCTTGGTCTCCCGGCTTCAGATCCGTCAGACCCACTGGCTGCTCCGTCTCAGGAGATGATCAATTACATTGTGCAAAGCCAGGATGTATACGGCAACGGCAGCTATACGGAGATCAAGGATTTTCGCAACAATGCCGACCCTTTCGGGGAGATGGATAAGAACTTCATCTTGCTTGCTCTCGTGCTGGCCCCGGTTATCACGCTGCCGATGTTTCTGCTCGGCATGCGTTCCGCTAGAATCGGAACGTTTGACGATCCGCCAGCCATGAGACGTACATATTCTCACCGCGCCGCATTTCTGATTCCTGTTGGACTGTTACTGAAAGCATACGGCGTATTAGCCCCGCAGCTTGGCGTGGAAAGTTGGCCAGGCACCGGAATTGGAACAACGCTCGGAGGTATGCTGCTTGCGCTTGGCTACATTTACGCCTTTGCACTGCTGTATACGGGAAGCGGCCGTGCTGCCCTGATGGCAAGATTTGAAGCGGTAGGCCGTCTCTCGCTTACGAATTACCTGATGCAAAGCGTAATCTGTACGACGATTTTCTACGGATATGGACTCGGACTGTTTGGCCGTGCAGGTGTTTTCGTCGGGGCGCTCATCGCGCTTGCCGTTTATTGCATTCAGTTGTGGCTTAGTCCCGTTTACTTGAAGAAGTTCAGCAGTGGGCCCGTCGAATACGTTTTGCGCATCTGGACGTACCTGTCTTGGAGAGGACAGCCAAGAAAGAAGAAACGAAAACAACGGACTCTATTAGAAAGCGAGGCAAACTCACTTGAGCCTGATGGTGCTGCCGCAAACCGCTAA
- a CDS encoding response regulator transcription factor, with protein MNSAKILIVDDEKAIVQMLEFVLRKEGFEHIYTADNAEDGMQLLLEYGADIILLDVMLPDRTGFELGPQIRAQSDAHLIYLTARTTDLDRLTGFAVGGDDYVTKPFNPLEIAARIKARLRRGIAETAVQSAVTPNADPRQRYDFGGFVLDERAGELLVGGRNVPCPAQAYQLLLFLCRNPNIVFSKAQLYESVWGFDGLGDDNTVMVHVRKIRERIESDPSSPRYLLTVRGLGYKLVKGENV; from the coding sequence ATGAATTCTGCAAAAATTCTAATTGTGGACGACGAAAAAGCGATCGTGCAAATGCTCGAGTTCGTGCTGCGCAAGGAAGGCTTCGAGCATATCTATACAGCAGACAACGCGGAAGACGGCATGCAGCTTCTGCTCGAATACGGCGCCGATATTATTTTGCTCGACGTCATGCTGCCCGACCGTACGGGCTTTGAGCTCGGACCGCAGATTCGGGCGCAGTCCGACGCACATCTGATCTATTTGACGGCACGCACGACGGACTTGGATCGACTGACGGGCTTTGCCGTAGGTGGAGACGATTATGTGACCAAGCCGTTCAATCCGCTGGAAATCGCAGCCCGAATTAAAGCGCGTCTGAGGCGAGGAATAGCCGAAACAGCGGTCCAATCCGCCGTCACGCCTAACGCGGACCCTCGTCAGCGATATGACTTCGGGGGATTTGTCCTTGATGAACGGGCCGGTGAGCTGCTTGTCGGCGGCCGGAACGTGCCCTGCCCTGCCCAAGCCTACCAGCTGCTGCTGTTCCTGTGCCGAAATCCAAACATCGTCTTCTCCAAAGCCCAACTGTATGAATCCGTCTGGGGCTTTGACGGACTCGGCGATGACAATACGGTCATGGTTCATGTCCGCAAAATACGTGAACGCATTGAGTCAGACCCAAGCTCGCCACGTTATCTCCTGACCGTTCGCGGACTCGGGTATAAGCTCGTGAAGGGTGAAAACGTATGA
- a CDS encoding HAMP domain-containing sensor histidine kinase, with protein sequence MKKQAKMKRSRIARRLGFHFTLQFFTLWLLVLAIVLISLFTMMYYIGNEQLKTDLPSEVLDSLSMEAIIEGDSVELPSFWQDQLEQKGYWLQIVNENGREVYDLNVPEGVPKQYAASDLLRISDTGRLSEYNVTTLYEEIFGSRNLYLLGRKDADGSRLEAWYELYSENGRVPDSAAATLDDKVKSIGASLVILDEAGRVAQNFGLPSNYATYGALALIEMRQQPAKSKMEVSYHYDPASEYTWLIERPRASEQPTNQPILRTLLIILAIVGIAILLLSLALAVWHGYRYGGPLLLFMRGFERMGRGEYEQVFTEKERRKIFGKNGRFRARYKLYHEVIAGFSEMADKLARARNERLRLEQSREEWMTGISHDLRTPLTTVQGYGHLLESGQFSWSEKELREVGGTIREKSTYMLELLQDFSLTFELKNHTPGEKLEPLELNEFVRRAVLRYVNDVTLQNVVFDFEESPASLRILANPKWFQRLLDNLISNAVKHNPPGTEIVLSVMHEGEFAFITVRDNGVGMDAETQSRLFDRYYRGTNTDEGMDGAGLGMSIAYAVVAAHKGTITVESGVGEGTMIKLTFPALPSPASERETGSHL encoded by the coding sequence ATGAAAAAGCAGGCAAAAATGAAACGGAGCCGTATCGCGAGGCGGTTGGGATTCCATTTTACCCTCCAGTTCTTCACCCTTTGGCTGCTGGTGCTGGCCATTGTATTAATTTCATTATTTACAATGATGTATTACATCGGTAACGAACAGTTGAAGACCGACTTACCTTCAGAAGTGCTGGATTCGCTGTCGATGGAGGCGATCATCGAGGGCGACAGCGTAGAGCTCCCTTCTTTCTGGCAGGATCAGCTGGAACAAAAAGGATATTGGCTCCAGATCGTCAACGAAAACGGACGGGAAGTTTATGATCTGAACGTACCTGAAGGCGTGCCGAAGCAATACGCTGCTTCTGATCTGCTGCGAATCAGTGATACGGGAAGGCTGAGCGAATACAATGTCACCACGTTATACGAAGAGATTTTCGGCTCCCGAAATCTTTATCTGCTGGGGCGGAAAGATGCCGACGGATCAAGGCTTGAAGCATGGTACGAGCTGTACTCCGAAAATGGACGGGTACCAGACTCCGCCGCTGCAACATTAGACGATAAAGTGAAATCGATCGGAGCTTCGCTTGTAATACTGGACGAAGCCGGCCGCGTCGCACAGAACTTTGGGCTTCCGTCAAACTATGCGACGTACGGGGCGCTGGCCCTGATTGAGATGCGTCAGCAACCGGCCAAATCGAAGATGGAAGTCTCCTATCATTACGATCCTGCTTCCGAATATACATGGCTGATTGAACGGCCGCGAGCGAGTGAACAACCAACGAACCAGCCGATATTGCGTACGCTGCTGATCATTCTGGCTATCGTCGGCATAGCGATTTTACTGCTTTCCCTTGCTCTCGCAGTGTGGCACGGCTACCGATACGGCGGTCCCCTGCTGCTGTTCATGAGAGGCTTCGAACGAATGGGCAGGGGCGAATACGAACAGGTCTTTACCGAGAAGGAACGCCGGAAGATTTTTGGCAAAAACGGCCGCTTCCGCGCCCGGTATAAGCTGTACCACGAGGTCATCGCAGGCTTCTCCGAAATGGCAGATAAACTAGCTCGTGCGCGTAATGAACGCCTCCGTTTGGAGCAGTCTCGGGAAGAATGGATGACTGGCATCTCGCACGATCTGCGTACACCGCTCACAACCGTCCAAGGTTACGGCCATCTGCTGGAAAGTGGGCAGTTCAGCTGGAGCGAGAAGGAGCTGAGAGAGGTTGGAGGCACAATCCGCGAAAAAAGTACATATATGTTAGAACTGTTGCAGGACTTTTCGCTGACGTTCGAACTGAAAAATCATACGCCAGGTGAAAAGCTGGAACCGCTGGAACTCAATGAATTCGTTCGCCGTGCCGTTCTTCGTTATGTTAACGACGTAACGTTGCAAAACGTCGTTTTCGATTTCGAAGAAAGTCCGGCTTCTCTACGTATTCTAGCCAATCCAAAGTGGTTCCAACGTTTGCTCGACAATTTAATTTCCAACGCTGTCAAGCATAACCCGCCTGGGACGGAAATCGTACTGAGCGTTATGCATGAAGGAGAGTTTGCCTTCATCACCGTCCGTGATAACGGTGTAGGCATGGACGCGGAGACACAATCCCGCCTCTTTGACCGTTATTACCGAGGGACGAACACGGACGAGGGGATGGATGGAGCGGGACTCGGTATGAGTATCGCTTACGCTGTCGTGGCCGCGCATAAAGGCACGATTACGGTGGAGTCCGGCGTTGGCGAAGGCACAATGATCAAACTGACGTTCCCCGCGCTGCCATCTCCGGCTTCCGAACGAGAAACAGGAAGTCACCTGTAG
- a CDS encoding response regulator transcription factor, which yields MMKNDRKVLLVDDEMRIRSMLRMYLEKEGFTVEEAQSGTQAIQNYCVKHVNYDLIVLDWLLPDMNGIDVCKWLKQAQPDVPILMLSGRSEERDRIEGFRAGADDYVIKPFSPREIVLRIQNMITRVHAPNPHVPEADDSNNNAIIIGEIVLYPSARRVMVKQHEVHLTPKEYDLLYFLVTHQEKVYSREALLTEVWKSSHRKIYDQRTVDTHIKRLRVKLFSNYPEGNECIQTLWGCGYMFHEFNYAKPENKSKG from the coding sequence ATGATGAAAAACGATAGAAAAGTATTATTGGTTGATGACGAAATGCGCATTCGCAGTATGCTGCGAATGTATTTGGAGAAAGAGGGATTCACAGTCGAAGAAGCGCAGAGCGGCACACAAGCCATCCAAAATTATTGCGTGAAGCATGTCAATTATGATTTGATCGTGTTGGATTGGTTACTGCCTGACATGAATGGGATTGATGTTTGCAAGTGGTTGAAACAGGCACAACCCGATGTGCCGATACTGATGTTATCCGGGCGATCGGAAGAAAGGGACCGTATTGAAGGTTTTAGAGCAGGTGCAGACGATTACGTCATCAAGCCGTTTAGTCCAAGAGAAATTGTGTTGCGCATCCAAAACATGATAACTCGTGTACATGCTCCCAACCCCCATGTTCCCGAAGCCGATGACTCGAATAACAACGCCATCATCATCGGTGAAATCGTTCTTTACCCTTCAGCACGCCGTGTGATGGTAAAGCAACATGAGGTCCATCTGACTCCGAAAGAATATGATCTGCTCTATTTCCTAGTCACACATCAAGAAAAGGTATATTCTCGTGAGGCATTACTTACGGAAGTTTGGAAATCTTCGCACCGGAAGATTTATGATCAACGTACAGTAGATACCCATATTAAACGTCTGCGTGTAAAGCTGTTCTCCAATTATCCGGAAGGAAATGAATGCATTCAGACATTATGGGGATGCGGCTATATGTTCCACGAGTTTAACTATGCAAAGCCCGAAAATAAGTCAAAAGGGTAG
- the cydC gene encoding thiol reductant ABC exporter subunit CydC: MSELAMLSKAMFQERKDIVISILGGFMAGIAGVALFSASGYLISQTVFEPPLYTLIILTSLVKLLGFLRSASRYGERLYTHRATFSILSRLRTSFFAKLIPLTPGILNKNRSGDLLTRIVGDVESLQNYFLRVAYPPVIVIMVFLATVLFTASYSIWIAGLLVLGMVITAVVVPGIVLWGQRKIHERVREQRSKLSTEITEVLYGFRDLKVYGQLAQREEQLQRDSTSLAAEQQRASAQLLLGQSMHVFVTFFIAWSVLTLSAYLIVDGRLAGVFLAMLVLATQTVFEESAAMAVLPAYKQDSEHAANRLAETLSTQVAGSPMGKSTPFTTDVPISIEINNLAFQYEGEWRPALNNISLHLAAGSKTAIVGPSGSGKSTLIELLLKLRKTTSGSITINGVSIHELDEANIWELANVVLQQSHFFRGTLRENLLLNAEEHSDERLLDVLAKAQFSTASLNQVVYENGENLSDGEKQRLALARAMLHKGRLWLLDEPTSSLDYVTEQHVLKQLYEQAAGDTLLLICHRLTGLESMDQIVVMEQGEIVEIGSFTELMEQKGYFYTLKQIESQMIASDV; the protein is encoded by the coding sequence ATGAGTGAGTTGGCTATGTTGTCAAAGGCGATGTTCCAAGAGCGGAAAGATATTGTCATTTCGATATTAGGAGGGTTTATGGCTGGCATAGCCGGTGTAGCTCTCTTTTCCGCAAGCGGGTATCTGATTTCTCAAACGGTATTTGAGCCACCGCTCTACACATTGATTATTCTTACATCTCTTGTGAAATTGCTTGGTTTTCTCCGGTCCGCGAGCCGTTATGGAGAACGATTATATACCCATAGGGCAACGTTCTCCATCCTCAGCCGTTTGCGAACTTCCTTTTTTGCCAAGCTCATCCCTTTGACACCCGGGATACTGAATAAAAATCGAAGCGGGGACCTGCTCACACGGATTGTGGGGGATGTAGAAAGTTTACAAAACTATTTTTTGCGTGTTGCATATCCGCCGGTTATTGTAATTATGGTGTTTTTGGCAACAGTGCTTTTTACCGCGTCCTATTCCATCTGGATTGCCGGTTTGCTGGTGCTGGGAATGGTAATTACTGCAGTGGTCGTGCCTGGCATCGTTCTGTGGGGACAACGGAAAATTCATGAGCGTGTCCGCGAGCAGCGATCGAAACTGTCCACGGAAATCACGGAAGTGCTGTATGGCTTCCGGGATTTAAAGGTTTACGGGCAATTGGCACAGCGTGAGGAGCAGCTTCAGCGCGATTCGACTTCATTGGCAGCCGAGCAGCAGCGAGCTTCCGCTCAATTGTTGCTGGGACAGTCCATGCATGTATTTGTTACCTTTTTCATTGCTTGGAGTGTCCTGACGCTCAGTGCATATTTGATTGTGGACGGAAGACTTGCTGGCGTATTTCTTGCCATGCTGGTGCTGGCCACGCAAACGGTTTTTGAAGAGTCGGCTGCTATGGCCGTATTGCCTGCATATAAACAAGATAGCGAACATGCTGCCAATCGGCTGGCGGAAACATTATCGACTCAAGTTGCAGGATCGCCAATGGGAAAGTCGACTCCTTTTACAACAGATGTGCCCATATCGATTGAAATAAACAATCTTGCTTTTCAATATGAGGGGGAGTGGAGGCCAGCGCTAAACAATATCTCACTACATCTTGCGGCAGGCTCTAAAACAGCGATTGTTGGGCCGAGCGGATCAGGGAAATCTACGTTAATCGAGTTGCTGCTCAAACTACGAAAAACAACGTCGGGCAGCATAACAATAAATGGCGTTTCCATTCACGAATTGGACGAGGCGAACATCTGGGAGTTGGCCAATGTGGTGCTGCAACAAAGCCATTTTTTCCGAGGAACGCTTCGTGAAAATCTACTATTAAATGCGGAAGAACATTCCGACGAGCGACTATTAGATGTGCTTGCTAAAGCGCAATTTTCAACGGCTTCTCTAAATCAGGTGGTCTATGAGAATGGTGAAAATTTATCCGATGGAGAAAAACAGCGGCTTGCCTTGGCACGGGCCATGCTGCACAAAGGACGTCTATGGTTGCTGGACGAACCAACGTCTTCTCTTGACTACGTCACCGAGCAGCATGTCCTGAAGCAACTGTACGAACAAGCGGCTGGAGACACACTTCTTCTCATTTGTCATCGCCTCACCGGCCTGGAGAGCATGGATCAGATTGTCGTCATGGAACAGGGCGAAATCGTGGAGATCGGCTCATTTACGGAATTGATGGAGCAGAAGGGATACTTTTATACGTTGAAACAGATTGAATCGCAGATGATTGCATCCGATGTTTAA